The proteins below are encoded in one region of Sulfolobus sp. A20:
- a CDS encoding ATP-binding protein: protein MFDPSSFIEEISPQLKEKVGNEKVLAAVSGGVDSTTAAVLGYRILGERIVPVLIDTGFLRKDEAKRVKNYLKDVLPNLEVIDESDKFISSLEGTSDAEEKRRKFRDLFYSTISSLMRKYDAKLLMQGTIAADWVETQGGIKTQHNVLVQIGINTEKTWGFTVIEPLADLYKNEVRELARYLKLPREISERQPFPGPGLLVRTVGKFTKEKLSIVREANEIVESYLNSFGYSQYFAVIFESDGVDTTLNGLNVYKYLVKATGVKGDVRSYGNIIKLSCKDITNIKEIIDKLQKYDVTHVLCRVREKQVGKYSIGIRAVLTEDFMTADYAKIPIPILDRIAEEIVNKFPEVKEVLYDVTSKPPATIEFE, encoded by the coding sequence ATGTTTGATCCTTCTTCATTCATCGAGGAAATATCGCCTCAACTAAAAGAGAAAGTAGGTAACGAGAAAGTCCTAGCCGCTGTAAGTGGTGGAGTAGATAGCACTACGGCAGCAGTATTAGGCTATAGAATTTTAGGAGAAAGAATAGTACCGGTTTTGATAGATACCGGGTTCTTAAGAAAAGATGAAGCTAAGAGGGTTAAAAATTATCTGAAAGATGTTTTACCAAATTTGGAAGTAATTGATGAAAGCGATAAATTTATATCATCTCTTGAAGGCACTTCAGATGCTGAGGAGAAGAGGAGGAAGTTTAGAGATTTATTTTATTCAACTATTTCTTCTCTTATGAGAAAATATGATGCAAAGCTCCTAATGCAAGGAACAATAGCCGCAGATTGGGTTGAAACTCAAGGAGGAATTAAAACTCAGCACAATGTTTTAGTTCAGATAGGAATAAATACAGAGAAAACTTGGGGATTTACGGTAATTGAACCATTGGCGGACTTATACAAAAATGAGGTTAGGGAATTAGCTAGATACTTAAAATTGCCAAGGGAAATTTCTGAAAGGCAACCGTTCCCTGGTCCCGGTTTACTAGTAAGAACAGTTGGGAAGTTTACTAAGGAGAAGCTATCCATTGTTAGAGAAGCTAACGAGATCGTCGAGAGTTACTTAAACAGCTTTGGCTATTCGCAATACTTTGCGGTGATTTTTGAGAGCGATGGAGTTGATACTACGTTAAACGGACTTAATGTTTATAAATATCTCGTAAAAGCTACTGGAGTAAAGGGAGATGTAAGATCCTACGGTAATATAATTAAGCTTAGCTGTAAGGATATAACAAATATTAAGGAGATAATCGATAAGCTTCAAAAATACGACGTAACTCACGTGTTATGCAGAGTAAGGGAGAAACAAGTGGGAAAATATTCTATAGGAATTAGAGCAGTTTTAACTGAAGACTTCATGACCGCAGACTACGCAAAAATACCGATTCCGATATTAGATAGAATAGCTGAGGAAATTGTGAATAAGTTTCCAGAAGTAAAAGAAGTGTTATACGATGTAACATCTAAACCTCCAGCCACAATAGAATTTGAATAA
- a CDS encoding cobyric acid synthase, with product MSIIVASTMSDSGKSFITAGLVKILNSKPLKVQNMSLNSISTHDGGEIAFIQAYQAIGSRITPERFMNPILLKPMGNGIEVVYMGESLGIMKGEEYYDLANNKLWLKISEYLKRNDLVIEAAGGLGEPNFIHKDITAIKVMKELKIPAILVLDIDRGGAFSSAYGTFMMLPDSIRSNLKGFIINKFRGDERFLFDAIKWLEEKTGMKYLGYIPYLEESPIMPEDSMNIYDIGDGDKEVAIIAYPYMSNFNEFYAFKKSNAHVYFAKKPKEIVKADLVILPGSRNTLESLNWLVSKGFIDYIKNKRVLGICGGFQILGRKILDPYGIESGKPSEYNGLGIFDFNVYYDKRKIVSMTKAISNFGEIEGYEIRRGIIRYQDEKPIIEIVSRNNMKVSVFDGAYNNNFIGLSIHGSLFSEGGKKLLKELSDIEVYSSSMNQEIQSQVSLIETLLNKYLHLDEIMEIYKA from the coding sequence GTGTCAATAATAGTAGCGTCGACAATGAGTGATTCTGGTAAATCCTTTATTACAGCGGGTTTAGTAAAAATCTTGAATTCTAAGCCATTAAAAGTACAGAACATGTCATTAAATAGTATATCTACGCATGATGGAGGAGAAATTGCATTTATTCAAGCATATCAGGCTATTGGTAGTCGTATCACTCCAGAAAGATTCATGAATCCAATACTTTTGAAACCAATGGGAAACGGCATAGAAGTAGTATATATGGGAGAATCCTTGGGTATAATGAAAGGCGAGGAGTATTATGACTTAGCTAACAATAAGCTTTGGTTAAAAATATCAGAATATTTAAAAAGAAATGATTTAGTTATTGAAGCGGCTGGAGGGTTAGGGGAACCTAATTTCATACATAAAGATATTACGGCAATAAAGGTTATGAAAGAGCTAAAGATTCCCGCTATATTAGTTTTAGACATTGATAGAGGTGGGGCATTCTCCTCGGCTTATGGAACATTTATGATGTTGCCAGATTCTATAAGAAGTAATCTAAAAGGTTTCATAATTAACAAATTCAGAGGAGATGAAAGATTTCTTTTTGATGCGATAAAGTGGCTCGAGGAGAAGACTGGAATGAAGTATCTAGGTTATATTCCATATCTTGAAGAAAGTCCAATTATGCCAGAGGATTCTATGAATATATATGATATAGGTGATGGGGATAAGGAAGTTGCTATCATAGCTTATCCTTATATGAGTAACTTTAATGAATTCTACGCTTTTAAGAAATCTAATGCTCACGTGTACTTCGCTAAGAAACCAAAAGAAATTGTAAAGGCTGATCTTGTAATATTACCCGGTAGTAGAAACACGTTAGAGTCTTTAAATTGGTTAGTTAGTAAAGGATTTATTGATTATATCAAGAATAAGAGAGTTTTAGGTATATGTGGCGGATTTCAGATTTTAGGTAGAAAAATTCTTGATCCCTATGGAATAGAGTCTGGCAAGCCATCGGAGTATAATGGCTTAGGTATATTTGATTTTAATGTATATTATGATAAAAGGAAAATTGTTTCTATGACTAAAGCTATTTCTAATTTTGGTGAAATAGAAGGCTATGAAATTAGGAGAGGGATAATTAGGTATCAAGATGAGAAACCGATAATAGAAATAGTTTCGAGAAATAATATGAAAGTAAGTGTATTTGATGGCGCTTATAATAATAATTTCATTGGACTTAGTATTCATGGTAGCTTGTTCTCGGAGGGAGGAAAGAAGTTATTAAAGGAATTGTCGGATATTGAAGTTTATTCATCATCTATGAATCAAGAAATTCAAAGTCAAGTATCTTTAATAGAGACTTTATTAAACAAGTATTTACATTTAGATGAGATAATGGAGATTTATAAGGCATAG
- a CDS encoding cobalamin biosynthesis protein → MLLILLLAILWDLLLSEPPIYIHPVVWTGKISEKLIRPYKGHIYGIFIWIVSVFPVLFIFSILPIMLNINIYIKIIILIFSLKTTFSIRMLYSIVNKGSKLDESSRFYAQQIVRRDLSNSDKNHIASALIESLFESMVDGITSPIFWYLFLGLSGAMLQRLANTMDSMVGYKTKELIKEGWFSAKVDTILNYIPARLTALFMLLAGFFLGLNVKQGMKSLKKAKMESINAKYPIAIAAGLLNVSLEKIGSYRVGFGELPTEKDVIMALKLFKLTLVLFFSVILVVDYYLYGLTLFSNPYGLIKFI, encoded by the coding sequence ATGCTCCTAATACTGTTACTCGCGATACTATGGGATTTGCTTTTGTCAGAACCCCCTATATATATTCATCCAGTAGTATGGACGGGAAAAATATCAGAGAAATTGATAAGGCCTTATAAAGGTCATATATATGGAATTTTTATATGGATAGTATCAGTATTTCCGGTCTTATTTATTTTCAGTATATTACCTATAATGCTCAATATCAATATTTATATCAAGATAATTATACTAATTTTCTCCCTTAAAACTACTTTTTCAATACGGATGTTATATAGTATCGTAAACAAAGGCTCAAAACTAGATGAAAGCTCTAGATTTTACGCCCAACAGATAGTTAGAAGGGACTTAAGTAATAGCGATAAAAATCATATAGCCTCAGCGCTAATTGAGTCATTATTTGAGAGTATGGTAGACGGTATTACTTCCCCAATTTTTTGGTATTTATTTCTAGGTTTATCGGGTGCTATGCTACAGAGATTAGCCAACACGATGGATAGCATGGTCGGATATAAAACTAAAGAACTAATCAAGGAGGGTTGGTTCTCAGCTAAGGTTGATACAATATTAAATTATATCCCAGCTAGGCTTACTGCTTTATTTATGCTACTTGCTGGCTTCTTTTTAGGACTTAACGTTAAACAAGGAATGAAATCCTTAAAAAAAGCTAAGATGGAAAGTATCAATGCTAAATATCCCATAGCGATCGCCGCTGGACTATTAAACGTTTCCTTAGAGAAAATTGGAAGTTATAGGGTAGGATTTGGTGAATTACCAACTGAAAAAGATGTAATTATGGCATTAAAACTATTCAAACTTACACTAGTGTTATTCTTTTCGGTAATTTTAGTCGTAGATTATTACCTTTATGGACTTACCCTCTTTAGCAACCCTTACGGCCTCATTAAATTCATCTAA
- the cobS gene encoding adenosylcobinamide-GDP ribazoletransferase: MSKMGIVGQIAFFSSLPIRSNVSIEDIAKYSFLAPIIVGPILAIIEFSSYTLLHFILGTIAGILLIGIIELLRGFNHLDGLLDLGDALMVKGDRERKIKALKDVQIGSGGIGLLVVYLSFQTVAMLKLEGYSIMTLLNIVSADIISRSFSLFVLASIEPMNESNLGKLFNQYLKNKIAFLLIEIVPFISLYNVIMFLILYIIFHKICKSLGGSSGDIAGAAITISFSIFLLVNEVTHLNYSVLSMLL, encoded by the coding sequence ATGAGCAAGATGGGAATCGTTGGACAGATTGCCTTCTTCTCGTCGTTACCAATAAGATCCAATGTTAGCATAGAAGACATAGCAAAATATTCATTTCTAGCTCCAATAATAGTGGGTCCCATATTAGCCATAATTGAGTTCTCATCTTACACATTACTACATTTCATACTAGGTACAATAGCTGGAATCTTACTAATAGGTATCATTGAGCTATTAAGGGGATTTAATCATCTGGATGGTCTGTTAGATTTGGGAGATGCACTAATGGTAAAGGGTGACAGAGAACGTAAGATAAAAGCGTTAAAGGACGTTCAAATCGGCTCTGGTGGTATAGGATTACTGGTAGTATATTTATCATTTCAGACCGTTGCTATGCTGAAGTTAGAAGGATACTCAATAATGACATTACTCAACATAGTCTCAGCAGATATTATATCCAGAAGTTTTAGTTTATTTGTTCTAGCTTCTATAGAGCCAATGAACGAGAGTAATCTAGGTAAACTATTTAATCAATATCTAAAAAATAAAATTGCTTTCTTGCTCATAGAAATTGTACCATTTATCTCTTTATATAACGTTATAATGTTCTTGATATTATATATTATATTCCATAAAATTTGTAAATCGTTAGGAGGATCCTCAGGAGATATCGCGGGAGCAGCAATAACTATATCTTTCTCCATTTTTCTTTTAGTTAATGAGGTTACTCATTTAAATTACTCAGTTCTGTCCATGTTATTATAA